The Canis lupus baileyi chromosome 5, mCanLup2.hap1, whole genome shotgun sequence region agaagcaggctccatgcaggcagcccaaagtgggactcgatcccaggactccaggatcacaccctgggctgaaggctgacgcttcagcactgagccacccaggcgtccctgataaaaacgttttaaaaattgggcagcccgggtggcccagcagtttagcactgcctttgggccagggcttgatcctggagacccaggatcaagtcccactgtgggctccctgcatggagcctgcttctccctctgcctgtgtctgtctctgtgtctctcttatgaataaataaaatcttaaaaaaaaaaaacgctttaaaaaataataaagtgactTCTTAAGACTTCCTCAAGTGGCAATTGCCCCTTACTAGAATTCTGTCTATACCTTTACTCAACTTCACTTCAAAAAGTTTGGTTCTCTAATGAAGAACCAAGAGAAGCAGAGGAATAAGCATCCGCATAAAACACATAAAGTGAAAGATCCCTATAATTTCTAATCTGTGGATAAAACCTGAAAGGAGTCTGGGGGACTAACCAAATAGCAAATCACTTCGAGATTGATGACATACGCCTTATTatctaaattaaaatagaaaacacagggacacctgggtgattgAGAAGCTGAGCGactaactttggctcagggcgtgattctggcccaggatccagccccacactgggcttcctatggggagcctgcttctccctctgtgtctctgcctctctctgtctctcacaagtcagtaagtaaaatcttttacaaataaaatagaaaacacaggtAAGAAAATCAACTTCTGAAGATgatcgatttttttttaattatacggCCCCGATATTTAAactatggctttttaaaatcataaacaaggaaaaaattttttaaagcaacagaTAAGTCCTAGGAGATCATGAAAACCAGCCCAGCGCAGCCCGCGACCGTGCGCCCCGCTGCTCGGGGTCCttgcccgcgccccgcccgcggctCGCACCTTCCTCAGCGCAGACATCCTCGGGCGCAGAGCGACATGGCCTTAGTCACGGTACCCAGCCCGGCGCACGCTCGGAGCCCCTcgccggcgcctgcgcactgggcgCTCGGGAGACCTGGCGCGCTGGGGGGCGGCGGAGGCATCTGGGGAGGGGCCAGgacccgccgcccgccgccgcccgccgccgcccgccgccgcgcaggccccgccccggatgCCACCTGTGCTGCGCGCCAGAGGCGGCGGGTAACCCGGGGCGCGTGCCACTCGCCGGCAGCCCCGCGGTCCCAGCGCCGCCCGCGCGGCCGGTGCCAGGGCGCCGCTAAGTTAGCGCGCGGCTCCACACGTGCCTCGGCGCCCCGCATCCGTTGGACGGACCGGCAGCAGGTGCGGCGGGCCGTGTGGCCGGAGGCTCCCGAGCCGTCCAGGGACCGTCCGTCCTGCCGCTGGCGCTGCCCCAAACCCGAGCCGCTTCCGTGTTCCCTCGCCGCTGCCCCGCGGGAGCCGGACGCCgccccctcctcaggccccgcAGCTCCCCCAGCCCGCCCGTCCGCCCCGCACAGCCCGCGCCGCACCCACGCCCCGGGAGCGCAGGGTCGGGGAACCCCCGCCGGCGAGGGACGAGGCCGCCGCGCAGCACGACCCGGCCACGGCCCCGCGGCTCGCACCTTCCTCAGCGCTGACATCCTCGGGCGCTCGGAGTTCAGCAGGCGCAGGGCGACACGGCGGGCGGCCCGACCTCCCGTCAGTCCGCGGGGCAACCGCCGCCGCGCGCTCCGACCGCGCTCCATCTCGGCGCACGCTCGGAGCCCCccgccggcgcctgcgcactgggcgCTCGGGAGGCCTGGCGCGCTGGAGGGCGGCGGGCGCGCGGAGGCATCTGGGGAGGGGCCAGGCCCCCGCCGCGGAGCCCAGGCCACGCCCCCGCCGCCCGAcggcgcgcaggccccgccccggatgCCACCTGTGGCGCGGGCCGTCGCCGGCCTCCCGAGAGTCCCGGCACCTATGTTCCAGGCTGTACCTTAGGTCCTTCACTGCATCTTCTGCCTTGAGTGCAAAGACAAGACAAGAGCAAGCACACATCATCCCAGGAgggtttaaaaataatgataagcaCAACACTTTTTTGTTGcccaatttttttgtttgtttggtgtaCCTCACAGATACCTTGATTCATGTCACAAAGGAAATGACATGTTTACAAGTTTACAGCAATGCTCCATGTCCCCATCTAACAGAGCTTGCTGAGCTTTACAGCCAGACTGATGTTCCATCTGGTGTGTATTCTAAGTAAAGCTGCTTAGTGATGACCATGAGCAGGTGCAGGACTAGAAGCTTTCAGAGCTTTACTTCCTTCATCAGCACtcctaattttataaatgatgaaGCCCATCAACCCCATTCCTACTCAAATCTTCTGATAAACTTGGGTAGAATAGGGCTTCATGGGgacccaaatatttttaaaaagactttgaaaCATTTGGTATAGGACCCCTGGTGCATGCCTCAGGGATCTGCCCGGCCAAGGACTCGGAAAGGTCACTGGGTGCTATATTGCCTAGTTCTTAAAGCACTGACCCTGAATGAAGGCTCAGGAACCCCACGCACTGTCTGGTTACATTTAGGTAATCGAAAATCCAGTAGTCAAAATGTCCAGTCTTCTGTAATTAGCAAAGTTGTGAACATGACGTGAGGTTAATTAGTTTTCCTATCTAGAACTTGAGCCTGTGGCAGATGGTTTGCAGTGGGAGAGTGAATATAGTCATTAAAGCTTCGCTATTTTTAATCTCCCCTCCTTCTCACTATTCTGTAGACATTTTAGAGGAAAAACCCCTGTTATTATGTTCATTATatagcttgatgaattttcacaaagtaaaaCAATGTAAAAAGTCATGTAATGCAGATTCTTTGGGTGTTGTCCATTatgaaatatcttatttttttctttctcttttccctcaatACTTGAAATACTTCCCTCCACTCCTTTTCctgcttgcatggtttctgagtaGGATGtgattcttatctttgttcctctatagGTAATGTGTTATTTTGCTCTCctgcttctttcaagatttttttttttttttttttttttggtctttgattTTCTTTGGTTTGAAGATGATATTCCTAGGTGTAGATATTTTGACATTTATCCTCTTTGGTGTTCTCTGAACTTCCTGGAGCTGTGGATaggtgtctgacattaatttgggtaaattctcagtcattattgtttcatattttcttctgtccctttcttctccttttggtaTTCTCATTATGTGTACGTTACACCTTTTGTAGTTGCCAACAGTCCCTAGaattctgttctccatttctcatctttgttctctttgctttttagtttttgatGTTTCTATTGCTATATCCTCTAGCTCACCGATTCTTTCCTCAGTTATGTACAGTCTGTATAAACTTATGAAAgtcattcttcatttctcttacagtgtttttttttatcttttttttatctctagcatTTTGGGAGGttctttattagaatttttatctCTTAGCTTACATTGCTCCTCTGTTCTTGTATGCTTTCTACTTTATCCATTAAAgttcttagcatattaatcagaGTCATTTCAAATACTCAGTCTGATGATTCCAATATCCCTGGCATATCTGGTGCATTTCTGGTGTACCAAGCATCCTGGTGCTTGTTCTGCCCTTTCAAACTGTATTTTTGCCTTTTggtatatcttttaattttttcttgataatCACACATGGGTACTGGGTAAAAGCAACTCCAGTGAATAGGCCTCTACTGGTGGAGAGGTTTGGGAAAGGGGAAGCATTTTAAGGTCGGTGATTAGGTCTATATCTCAGTCATCCTGTGTTTCTGGGCAGTGAACTTTGCAAgggcttttctgtttcttcttcccaTTTAAGTGAGACAGGATGACACCAATGAACTAGAGTTGGGTATTGTCTTTTTCCCAGGCAATTTAGCCTTTGATAATACCACAGCAGCTTAGGTTCTGGTTAACTAGATTTCCCTAAGAACAGGCCTGTGAAGAAGAACAGAGTACTCTGgtttatttcaaaatggttccttagggatccctgggtggcgcagcggtttggcgcctgcctttggcccagggcgcgatcctggagacccgggatcgaatcccacgtcgggctcccggtgcatggagcctgcttctccctctgcctgtgtctctgcgcctctctctctctctctgtgactatcataaataaataaaaatttaaaaaaaaaaaaaaaaaaaaaaaaaaaaaaaaaaaaaaaaaaaaaaaaaaacaaaatggttccTTATTCTCTCCTTGCAGAAAGCCTGAGGGGATTGATTTTTTCCCACTATTTACTATGGGAATCTGGTTGAGCTCCTAGAGGTGAATCTCACAATGTTGTGGATCTTCCCTCTGCCTTGGTCCCCTTGGAGTTTTTAACTCTGAGAGTTGTCtacactgagcctccagcaattctTTCAATTACAGTTCAAAATTTCTTACCCCAGCACTGGTTCTTGTGGCAATTTCTTCATGAGTCTCTGCTCTGGGAAGCTCTGGTGATCTGTGTTCACCCATCTCTCCAGTCGAGGCAGCAGTTTGTCTTTTGTCTTCTCCTCTCCCCCAAggagagttgttgattttttagtCTGTTTAGTTTGTACTTGTTGGAACACAGTGGTGACTTCCAAGCTCCTTAAACTTTCACCATCATTATTGATGTTCACTTggtatagaattctaagttgtattaatttcagtaattatatatttttttaaattctagactTTCCACTTAATTTTTCACAGATTCAGTTTCTCTGGTGAAATCATCATCTTGATTCAGTTTTCCTGAACATACTaatcacagttattttattttatttttttagattttatttatttattcatagacacagagagagagaggcagagacacaggcagagggagaagcaggctccatgcagggagccggatgtggaactcaatcccgggtctccaggatcacaccccaggctgcaggcagctctaaaccgctgcgccactgcgGCTGCCCAATCACACTTATTTTAAAGTCCGCGTCTGGTAGCTCAAATATCTGGATCACCCATAGGTctgtttcttttaattctttttcttttgtgtctctTTATACCCTTGGTAACCCTGAATGCCACACATTCTGTTAACAAATATTAGAGTCTATGGATGCTgttatatttttccataaaagattttgtttgttttctggccaAATAATTAGCTGATTTAAGGCTGAGTTTCTAGTCCTTGTAAGATCTGgtccatttttgctttgttctaaCTCTAGAGTGTGATCCTGCAGAGATTCTGCACTGAAGAATATaattaaagaatataattatatataaattatatatataaattaaagattattattaattatattaattattatattatattaatataattaatataatatactaatataatatattatattaatatattaatatactatataatatataatataatatattatattaaaattatattaattatattaattatatattattattaattatatatataaattaaaattatatataaattatatatataaattaaagaatataattaaaCTTCTGATTTTATTCCCCAGTGTGATGTAGTGCCATAAGATATGCTTAGCTTTTCTGTTTCCCAGGAGCttctttctgtcttgtctctccAAATTTGGCCACTTTGTTATACACATTGGTAAATGATTAGATTGATGTAAGTAGTATAGAAAGTCATGCTCACTTCGGTGATTTGTTTCTGTTTGGTAGCATCACGGTTTTTTTAAGTCCCATCTCCCCAAATAAGTGCCATGCCTTCTAACATCTTTGATGGCTTCAAAGAGATTGTTTttagttgttgttttgttttgttttgctttgtttttccattccaTCTAATTTTTCTAGTTGTTCTCATTTGAAGAATTGGTCTGCCAGAACTAATACATTAGATCCGGAAGTGTTTTAGATGTAGTATACATCATATTCTTTCAGATTCTATTGGCCAAAAGAGATCTCATGGCTCCTCCTAGATACAAGGTGGGCTACAAAATGTAGTCTTCCTATGTGCCCAGGaagaaaattaagtaatttaGTGAAAATATAACATGTTTTTCTGTTGTAGGCAATGACTTAGGGATTTATTATTTGGAGATTTCAGTGTGATCTTTATGCATTTTCAGCCCAATTTTAAACAAATGCTTAAAGATAGGGAAAGGGGCCATAGAATaatctgtgtatatatttttttaaaaattcagtacttattaaatttattttttgtttcgaGCACTATAGGCACATTCACATCTGTCCTATTCTTGAATCCTCATTTGGATCCTGCAAAGTACATGTTACTATTTTCCACATTTGTATATGGTATGTGTGAGATTGAAGTGGTTAATTTGTGCTTTGTGATGGGAGTAAAGACTGATTAATTCATTCCataagataatttttcttttttattgttgcaaGTCACTCTTATTACATCTAGATGCAAGATAATAGAGTAATTGAAACCAAGAGCCTGGAACTAGGCTGCTGGGTTTTAGTCCTGTCTCTACCACTTCCTGATTGGTTCAACCAGCAGACAATTTACTTCATTTCCCTTGCCTCGGTTTCCTGTTCTGTacaaatagagataataatagatTGTTgcattgaataaattaatttgaaaagagcCCAGGAAGTGCCTATTATATAATAAACACTCAATAATTATTAACTATTAACATTATGTGGAAGCAGATGAtttcattgctatttttattaccTATTTATATAATGCATTGTAGCTTTATAAGAGCTGTCCTAGAATACAAGTCCTATGAGTTCAGGGACTTTTTTCCTCAGTAGGAAGTACAACATTTGGCACCAATGAAAGATGCAGGTTATTGAATTTCAAATCATAAAAGGAGAAAGGTTTGGCTGCCTTTTTTCATCTAGCTTTGTCATTTCCAGGTAATAGTGTCTATcatatatttttccctcttttatttgTCTCCTCCCCTTTTTTGGCAAAGAATCTATTTTCCCCAGTGTTAAAGTCCTAAATAGCTCTGAATATATCAGTTATAAACTTATCTCTCTTGAATTAGAGATTACTGCAAATCATGATTAAAGAGTTGAGAGGAGCACATGTGATTTGGATGAGGTAGTAGATACCTACTTGCTAACATGATgtaaaatgtatgcatttatacTGTCACAAACCATCTTGTACTATGACTTGTTTCATAATATCTGTACTCAATACCATGTACTTTTGACAGTTCTTTCCTGTTTCggacagatttttttcctttttagaagtaAAGAAGGCACACATTTCTTCTGTACTTTGCTTCGCTTGTAGTATCATTTCTCTCTTATCATACAAAATATTGTTATCTGTCAATCAGTATTTACGAAGCACTTAGTGCGTCTCTACATACATATCCCTGCTAGGGTCTGATGAttggaaaaagagcacaaaagcagaagaaaagaatctcACCTTAAATTGTTGGAAATGTGTTAACCTATGCAAAGCACATTGAAAATAAGTGAgatcttgttttattattgttcatATCTGGtatattaatttcctagggctgctataatGAATTACCATAAACTGGATGGCTTCAGACAACAGAAAGTAATCCGCCTTCAGTTTTGAAGAcctgaagttcaaaatcaagatgtcatTGGGCTTGGtttcttctggaagctctaggagaatctgttccatacCTCTCATGGCTTCTGATGGCTGTGGATAGTCCTTTGCATTGTTTGGCTCACTGACACTTGGTACTAACCTATGCCTTTGTCTTCGCATCACCTTCTCCACTGTTTCTACTCTTCTGTTAGTATCTCCTTCTCTTATAAAGGCACTTGTCATTACATTTAGAGCCCACTCAGGGGCGAGGATGATCTCATATCAAGATACGTAACTTAATTACATCTCCAAAGACCATTTCTTTTTCCACATATCATTACATTCACAGGTTCTCAGTAGATATATCTTTTATGGGACCATCAATCAATCTACTATGTTAGGTATATGTTATTTTTCCCTGAGTTTCCCTTGTTTCAAGGTCATAGAAATCTCCCTCAAGGACAAGGAACATATCTTATATCTTTTGGGCTCCCTACAGCCCAGTCAAGTGCTCCACCCAGTAAAACTCTCTTCATGTATTAGGATGTATATGTATCTTAATGCATTTTAAGAGCTATTAAAGGAATGGATAGTACACACATTCAAACAATCTCAAGACATGTAATGACATAGAAATTAGTGATAAGATTACTGAACAGGAAAACAGTGTGTTTTATGAGTGGTAAGTGCTATGATATGACTAAGTACATATAGAAAGTCATCTTATGCTAGTCTAGGGGGTGCTagaaaggcttcctggagagaAGGAGGCATAGCTAATGAATTTTGAAGGACTGAACAGTAAGTGACCAATGAGAACAATGAGGATGTGTATTCTAGGCACAGAGAACAACACATGCAGAGATTTCCAGTGTGAAGCTTCTGGAACCATCAGGAAGTATTCTGTGTGGCCAGAAGATATGATGCATGAGGTGGGGAGCTGACTCATCAGAGTAGAGGATAAATGGCAAGAGATAACACTGGGGTTTCATGAAGGCTGCATCATGAAGGATCTTATATGCTCTAACAAGgagtttatatttattcataaaaataagaatgaattgATACGGTGGCTTAGACATTTCAGATTAACTTTTCACAAAATGGTGGTAGTTGGGAAAGAGATTGGGCATTAGTGAGACCAGAGGCAGGTTGGTCCATTTTACATTGCTGGAATAATCTGGATATAAATGATGGAGTGATGGTTGCCTCAGttatgacagtctacgcagaggGTAGGGTATGTCATCTGAGCATTATGAAAATGATGCAGGCATGGTGGCTGATTGGACTTAGGCCATATGGAAAAGAGAGAGGTCAAGgatgattttcaaatatctggTTTGTTTGACTCTAATAGACAAGTAATGGTATCATTCATGGCAACTGAAGACAGAGAAGGGGGAGCACTGAaactttc contains the following coding sequences:
- the LOC140633120 gene encoding uncharacterized protein, producing the protein MCACSCLVFALKAEDAVKDLRYSLEHRCRDSREAGDGPRHRWHPGRGLRAVGRRGRGLGSAAGAWPLPRCLRAPAALQRARPPERPVRRRRRGAPSVRRDGARSERAAAVAPRTDGRSGRPPCRPAPAELRAPEDVSAEEGLYELLALVPGQLGPRVDSQEDLTFLWDMFGEKILHSLVKNLHSVSWCSTDRVYNVKNNPVLLFCPDTVLRKVLRTTRATPQRYVAFEENVSIEKLLLYKGNAKAKNKGVQWKE